In the Enterobacter cloacae subsp. cloacae ATCC 13047 genome, GGATCAACGTCCACCAGCGTACCGTGGATGCCAGCTCGCTAAACCCCGCGACCCCTTGTTTAAACAGCAGAATGCTGACAAACAACACAATGCCGACCAGCGAGTTCAGCAGCATCGCAATGAGTATGGTGGAGGAGGACTGGGTGATGCGCACCATCAGGGTATTTTGCACCACCAGGCCAATGCCCGCCGCCACCAGAAAAGCCAGCGTCAGTGATTGGTTCATTTAATCGCATCCGGATCGCTGCGCTCATCAAGCTGCAGTTGCATAAAGGTTAAGTCCAGCCAGCGGCCAAATTTGGTGCCCACCTGCGGCATCTGACCCGTTGTAACAAAGCCAAGCGTCTGATGAAGATGGATAGAGGCGTGGTTCTGCGCTTCAATCCCCGCCACCATCACATGCTTGCCGATGTCACGGGCTTCAATAATCAACGCCTTCATCAGCATACGGCCAATGCCTTTGCCCTGGTGATCCGGGTGGACGTAAACCGAGTGCTCTACCGTATGACGAAAACCGTCAAAG is a window encoding:
- a CDS encoding DMT family transporter, producing MNQSLTLAFLVAAGIGLVVQNTLMVRITQSSSTILIAMLLNSLVGIVLFVSILLFKQGVAGFSELASTVRWWTLIPGLLGSFFVFASISGYQNVGAATTIAVLVASQLIGGLIMDVLKSHGIPLRALIGPVCGAIMLVVGAWLVARRQF
- a CDS encoding GNAT family N-acetyltransferase, coding for MIVRHACKEDCAAIGEIYNHAVLHTAAIWNDTTVDTDNRIAWFEARTLAGYPVLVSEENGIITGYASFGDWRAFDGFRHTVEHSVYVHPDHQGKGIGRMLMKALIIEARDIGKHVMVAGIEAQNHASIHLHQTLGFVTTGQMPQVGTKFGRWLDLTFMQLQLDERSDPDAIK